In one window of Bifidobacterium sp. WK041_4_12 DNA:
- the wecB gene encoding non-hydrolyzing UDP-N-acetylglucosamine 2-epimerase, giving the protein MTIFGTRPEAIKMAPIIKEIESDPDVASVVVVTGQHRKMLQQVLDIFNIQPDHDLKIMGKNQTLSDITNRVILGLDPILNDVRPDLVLVHGDTTTTMAASLSAFYHRIPVGHVEAGLRTWDKYSPYPEEMNRMLTDDIADLYFAPTALSRDNLLQEHHPESGIFITGNTAIDAMRYTVREGYRHDVLAQIPEGHRFILLTMHRRENQGQPMRETFKAIREVVEARSDLDVVYPVHLSPRVQDIAHESFDGVRGVHLIDPLNVVDFHGLAARSYFIMTDSGGVQEEAPSLNKPVLVLRDSTERPEGVDAGTLKVIGTDEQAVKAAMLELLNDPQEYRAMAEAKNPYGDGHAAERIVAICKNHALQQLRHAAK; this is encoded by the coding sequence ATGACGATCTTTGGAACCAGGCCAGAAGCGATCAAGATGGCTCCGATCATCAAGGAAATCGAATCTGATCCAGACGTCGCCTCAGTCGTTGTCGTCACCGGGCAGCATCGCAAGATGTTGCAGCAGGTTTTGGACATCTTCAACATTCAGCCCGACCATGACTTGAAAATCATGGGCAAGAACCAGACGCTTTCCGATATCACGAACCGGGTCATTCTCGGACTCGACCCAATCCTGAACGATGTGCGCCCCGATCTCGTCTTGGTTCACGGTGACACCACCACCACGATGGCGGCGAGCCTGAGTGCGTTCTATCACAGAATACCGGTCGGTCACGTTGAGGCAGGGCTGCGAACATGGGATAAGTACTCTCCGTATCCTGAGGAGATGAACCGCATGCTGACCGACGACATCGCAGACCTGTATTTTGCTCCGACTGCGTTGAGCAGAGACAACCTGTTGCAGGAGCATCATCCAGAATCAGGTATCTTCATCACCGGGAACACGGCAATCGATGCGATGCGCTACACCGTGCGCGAAGGGTATCGTCATGACGTTCTCGCGCAGATTCCCGAAGGCCACAGATTCATCCTCCTGACCATGCATCGTCGGGAGAACCAGGGTCAGCCGATGCGCGAAACCTTCAAGGCCATCAGGGAAGTCGTTGAGGCGAGGTCTGATCTTGATGTCGTCTATCCGGTCCACCTCAGTCCGCGAGTGCAGGATATTGCCCACGAATCATTCGATGGTGTCAGGGGAGTGCATCTGATAGATCCGCTGAACGTCGTGGATTTCCATGGTCTGGCGGCACGGAGCTATTTCATCATGACGGATTCGGGTGGAGTCCAGGAGGAGGCTCCCTCGCTGAACAAGCCCGTGCTGGTGTTGCGCGACTCCACGGAACGACCTGAAGGCGTGGATGCGGGAACTCTCAAGGTGATCGGTACGGATGAACAGGCGGTGAAAGCTGCCATGCTTGAGCTTCTCAACGATCCGCAGGAATACCGGGCGATGGCAGAGGCGAAGAATCCCTACGGCGACGGTCATGCGGCCGAACGCATCGTTGCCATATGCAAGAACCACGCGCTGCAACAGCTCCGCCACGCTGCGAAGTGA
- a CDS encoding type II toxin-antitoxin system PemK/MazF family toxin, translating into MSQWHYGDIVWADLDPSAGHEQRKRSPLVVVSNDQYNQFNNLVMCVPITSDSTYPLHLDIGAIPSEDGRVITGYAAIEQAKSLDLQARHARRVASFDGSSLDRVAELMLGGLMQPTMRITRFV; encoded by the coding sequence ATGAGCCAGTGGCATTACGGTGACATCGTCTGGGCCGACCTCGACCCATCAGCAGGACATGAGCAGCGCAAGCGCAGCCCGCTCGTTGTTGTCAGCAACGACCAGTACAACCAGTTCAACAATCTCGTCATGTGCGTTCCCATAACCTCCGACAGCACCTATCCTTTGCATCTAGACATCGGCGCGATTCCCAGCGAAGATGGACGCGTCATAACGGGCTATGCGGCAATAGAACAGGCCAAGAGCCTCGACCTTCAGGCAAGGCACGCTCGGAGGGTGGCCAGTTTCGACGGGTCGTCGCTCGATCGTGTCGCGGAACTTATGCTCGGAGGGCTCATGCAGCCCACCATGCGCATAACGCGCTTCGTCTGA
- the nadA gene encoding quinolinate synthase NadA: MTAINEILERLGAEDSCDSRLTLDPWAFDEPTEKPTYGPGASIFDKLPSLAPKQRMIPEEYRHASDEELHDRIVAAKAKMGSRLLILGHFYQRDEIVEHADYVGDSFQLAKKATEHPEAQHIVFCGVHFMAETADILSKPEQSVTLPNLSAGCSMADMANIDQVEDCWTQLMDACGTDADSQGRASIIPITYMNSSAALKAFCGRHGGIVCTSSNARAVLTWAFERGQRVLFFPDQHLGRNTGMQMGIPLERMQLWNPFRPMGGAQASDYAKAELILWKGFCSVHQRFTVEQIEKARAAYPGVKVIVHPECSAEVVQAADGTGSTAYIVKEIEQAKSGAAIAVGTEINLVNRLAAQHPDKTVFCLDPVVCPCSTMYRIHPAYLAWALESIIEGDIVNRITVDADTAAEARIALERMLEVHP; this comes from the coding sequence ATGACCGCAATCAATGAAATACTTGAGCGTCTCGGCGCTGAAGATAGCTGTGATTCCCGACTCACGCTCGACCCATGGGCCTTTGACGAGCCTACGGAAAAGCCCACCTATGGCCCTGGTGCCTCGATCTTCGACAAGCTTCCCTCTCTTGCACCCAAGCAGCGCATGATTCCTGAGGAGTATCGACATGCCTCCGACGAGGAATTGCATGACCGCATTGTCGCAGCCAAGGCAAAGATGGGCTCTCGACTGCTGATTCTGGGACATTTCTATCAAAGAGACGAAATCGTAGAACATGCCGACTATGTCGGTGATTCTTTTCAACTCGCAAAGAAGGCCACAGAACACCCCGAAGCACAGCATATTGTGTTCTGCGGCGTCCACTTCATGGCAGAGACTGCCGATATTCTCTCCAAGCCCGAACAGAGCGTCACGCTTCCCAATCTTTCCGCTGGGTGCTCCATGGCCGATATGGCGAATATCGATCAGGTCGAAGACTGCTGGACGCAACTGATGGATGCCTGCGGAACAGATGCCGATAGCCAAGGCCGAGCCTCCATCATTCCCATCACCTACATGAATTCCTCGGCAGCCTTGAAAGCGTTCTGCGGACGTCACGGCGGAATCGTGTGCACATCCTCGAACGCGAGAGCAGTCCTGACATGGGCCTTCGAACGTGGGCAGCGCGTGCTGTTCTTCCCCGACCAGCATCTGGGAAGGAACACCGGCATGCAGATGGGGATTCCATTGGAGCGCATGCAACTGTGGAATCCATTCCGTCCCATGGGTGGAGCGCAGGCCAGTGACTACGCCAAGGCCGAGTTGATTCTGTGGAAAGGTTTCTGCTCGGTCCACCAGAGATTCACCGTCGAACAGATCGAAAAGGCTCGCGCCGCCTACCCCGGCGTGAAGGTAATCGTGCATCCTGAATGTTCGGCCGAAGTCGTTCAGGCAGCCGACGGTACCGGCTCGACAGCATATATCGTCAAGGAAATCGAACAGGCCAAGTCCGGCGCTGCAATCGCAGTCGGAACGGAAATCAATCTCGTCAATCGACTCGCCGCGCAGCATCCCGATAAAACTGTGTTCTGCCTCGATCCTGTGGTCTGCCCTTGCTCGACCATGTACCGAATTCATCCAGCGTATCTCGCGTGGGCGTTGGAAAGCATCATCGAGGGTGACATCGTCAATCGCATCACCGTCGATGCAGACACGGCAGCAGAGGCGCGAATCGCCTTGGAAAGAATGTTGGAGGTTCATCCATGA
- a CDS encoding carboxymuconolactone decarboxylase family protein has translation MTKSRFEAGSEALASIDGVGGQAVVDSLKDIAPDLGKWVVEFAFGDIYTRPQLDPMQRELVTLGSLVTQGDTVPELTVHINGALNVGISEKQVIEAILQCVPYVGFPRTINAVNVARKVFADRNDNKTGSAKTGSAKTGSAKTE, from the coding sequence ATGACGAAATCGAGATTTGAAGCAGGCTCAGAGGCGCTGGCTTCCATTGACGGCGTTGGTGGCCAAGCTGTGGTGGATTCACTCAAAGACATAGCGCCGGATCTGGGTAAGTGGGTGGTGGAGTTCGCATTCGGGGACATCTATACGCGGCCTCAGCTTGACCCTATGCAGCGTGAGTTGGTGACCTTGGGGAGTCTCGTCACTCAGGGGGATACCGTTCCCGAACTCACGGTCCATATCAATGGCGCTTTGAATGTGGGAATCAGCGAAAAGCAGGTGATTGAGGCTATTCTTCAATGCGTTCCCTATGTCGGATTTCCACGAACCATCAATGCAGTAAACGTTGCGCGGAAGGTGTTTGCAGACCGAAATGACAACAAGACAGGTAGCGCAAAGACGGGTAGCGCAAAGACGGGTAGCGCAAAGACAGAATAA
- a CDS encoding glycosyl hydrolase family 8, which yields MRKDGKRVWIIAACIAMLYVVTMLLTRSGGSVTNQYEQYAQWRSAYVMQESDHRSFVNTSNDRKHPVALSEGQGYGMYLTAIAGIKGWGRQQDYDELLNYYLTYRVDGVRVDGADGNTKSYLMQWRQHSNGHQWISQDSSATDGDLYIAYSLNLASKAWPKSSDQYMKLERKLASDILNYEYNGTTHTLTVGNWADATSKYHDLMRTSDVMPTFFKSFYESTHDRRWLEITDAMLDRLMDLSEDHDTGLVPDFAWVSEHDATAAKANAVASRYDGDYSSNACRVPMMLATSNDPRARAVVLRLLQFFNRQSAVTAGYTLAGKQLNDYRLNSFTAPVAYAASQHREHRYDRLQKDWQNVLVQPVETNRYYDATLTVMAVMGEVD from the coding sequence GTGAGGAAAGATGGGAAACGGGTGTGGATTATCGCTGCCTGCATAGCGATGCTCTATGTCGTCACCATGCTGCTGACACGCTCTGGAGGTTCGGTCACCAATCAATATGAGCAGTACGCGCAGTGGCGAAGCGCTTATGTCATGCAGGAGAGCGATCATCGCAGCTTTGTGAATACGAGCAATGACAGGAAGCACCCTGTTGCGCTCTCCGAAGGACAGGGCTACGGGATGTATCTCACCGCCATTGCCGGCATCAAGGGCTGGGGCCGGCAGCAGGATTACGACGAGCTGCTGAACTACTACCTCACATACCGTGTTGATGGTGTCCGTGTTGATGGTGCGGACGGCAATACGAAAAGCTACTTGATGCAATGGCGGCAACATTCGAATGGTCATCAATGGATCAGCCAGGATAGCAGTGCGACGGATGGCGATCTCTATATCGCCTACAGTCTCAATCTGGCGAGCAAGGCATGGCCGAAGAGCTCCGACCAATACATGAAGCTCGAACGCAAGCTGGCTTCTGACATATTGAATTACGAATATAACGGCACGACCCACACCTTGACGGTCGGCAACTGGGCTGATGCGACATCGAAATACCATGATCTGATGCGCACCTCTGACGTGATGCCAACCTTCTTTAAGTCTTTCTACGAATCGACCCATGACAGAAGATGGCTTGAGATTACCGATGCCATGCTTGACCGCCTGATGGATCTCAGCGAAGACCATGATACGGGGCTTGTGCCCGATTTTGCATGGGTGAGTGAACACGATGCCACTGCCGCGAAAGCCAATGCTGTCGCTTCGCGCTACGATGGCGATTACTCGTCGAACGCCTGTCGCGTACCGATGATGCTGGCAACGAGCAACGACCCCCGTGCGAGAGCGGTGGTGCTCAGACTGTTGCAATTCTTCAATCGGCAGAGCGCCGTCACAGCCGGATACACACTGGCTGGCAAACAGCTCAACGACTATCGGCTGAATAGCTTTACGGCTCCCGTGGCCTATGCCGCTTCTCAGCATCGCGAGCATCGATACGATCGCTTGCAGAAGGATTGGCAGAATGTACTGGTGCAGCCAGTGGAAACCAATAGATACTATGATGCCACGCTAACGGTCATGGCAGTGATGGGAGAAGTTGATTAA
- a CDS encoding glycosyltransferase: MIVVIVTIWMSLFMSLTTLGGAIHFWLRQSKELVFLTPLPSYPKVTIVVPAHNEEIVIGQTVQAILNLNYPTDRIELLLYADNCADQTAREMRRLVDSPEYRDRKVTIIERTGTGGKAGVLNDALAIAEGEYIGVYDADAMPEKNALYFLIRKALEDPSRYMAVFGRNKTRNAEQNFLTQCINQEIVVSQRIQHCAMWHMFKIGLIPGTNFIISRDYAKSIGGWSNGALTEDTDISFKIMQDDKIIALAYNSEAFEQEPEHLRDYYHQRKRWAKGNYQIAIHNFRYLFTPGNSRIKFEVLSIAATFLWFDAAVILSNIIFLTNLVFYFVRIYQPAVSIPFTFGDNNSQILQVLLMNWILMIVLYVLQISVAMSTQYGQATTKQIWIALASYFSYSQLFIIVSIHAVCSVFLDALLKRDGSVWVKTKRFNN, encoded by the coding sequence TTGATCGTTGTTATCGTCACAATCTGGATGTCTCTTTTCATGTCCCTGACGACCCTTGGCGGTGCAATCCATTTTTGGCTTCGACAGAGCAAGGAGCTGGTTTTCCTCACTCCGCTCCCGTCTTATCCAAAAGTGACGATTGTCGTACCTGCACACAATGAAGAGATTGTCATTGGGCAGACGGTGCAGGCCATCCTGAACCTGAACTATCCAACTGATCGGATTGAGCTTCTACTGTATGCCGACAATTGCGCCGACCAGACAGCTCGCGAAATGCGCAGACTCGTGGATTCGCCAGAGTATCGAGACCGCAAGGTCACCATAATCGAGAGAACCGGCACGGGTGGTAAAGCGGGAGTTCTTAATGACGCTCTTGCCATTGCCGAAGGCGAGTATATCGGAGTCTACGATGCCGATGCGATGCCTGAGAAGAATGCTCTCTACTTTTTGATCCGCAAAGCCTTGGAAGACCCAAGTCGGTATATGGCAGTCTTTGGCAGAAACAAGACACGCAATGCAGAGCAGAATTTCTTGACACAGTGTATCAATCAGGAGATTGTCGTTTCTCAACGTATTCAGCATTGCGCGATGTGGCATATGTTCAAGATCGGGCTCATTCCTGGCACGAACTTCATCATCAGCCGAGATTACGCCAAATCAATTGGTGGGTGGAGTAACGGGGCGCTCACCGAGGATACTGACATATCCTTTAAAATCATGCAAGATGATAAGATCATTGCGTTGGCATATAATTCTGAAGCCTTTGAGCAGGAACCTGAACATCTCCGTGATTATTACCATCAACGGAAAAGATGGGCAAAGGGAAACTACCAGATTGCCATACACAACTTCAGATACTTGTTCACGCCTGGTAACTCACGAATCAAGTTCGAGGTATTGTCTATCGCTGCAACGTTTTTATGGTTTGATGCAGCAGTCATACTATCCAATATCATTTTCTTAACAAATCTTGTCTTCTACTTTGTGAGAATATACCAACCCGCGGTATCTATTCCGTTTACTTTTGGCGATAACAACAGTCAGATTCTGCAGGTACTGCTGATGAACTGGATCTTGATGATTGTCCTGTATGTCCTGCAGATTTCCGTAGCCATGTCAACGCAATATGGTCAGGCCACCACCAAGCAAATCTGGATCGCCCTCGCATCGTATTTTTCGTATTCTCAGTTGTTCATTATCGTCTCCATCCATGCGGTCTGCTCCGTGTTCCTTGATGCCCTGCTCAAACGCGATGGAAGCGTCTGGGTGAAGACGAAACGTTTCAACAACTAG
- a CDS encoding AbrB/MazE/SpoVT family DNA-binding domain-containing protein: MTATKLVRWGNGQAVRLSKADIERIGVEPGDPLDVRVESDRIIIRPARHHSIEIPDYKRLFSGYDARQPREDGFARRAGEEH; this comes from the coding sequence ATGACTGCGACGAAACTGGTGAGATGGGGCAATGGACAGGCAGTGAGACTGTCCAAGGCGGACATCGAACGGATCGGAGTCGAGCCAGGCGACCCTTTGGATGTGCGTGTGGAATCGGACCGCATCATCATCAGGCCTGCCAGGCATCACAGCATCGAAATTCCTGATTATAAACGGCTCTTCTCGGGATACGATGCCAGACAACCCCGAGAGGACGGCTTCGCCAGGAGAGCGGGGGAGGAGCACTGA
- a CDS encoding NrtR DNA-binding winged helix domain-containing protein, whose protein sequence is MSWGNVSERRRGAPDLGVSVVILALDKHAGIASGSAESEQNDDASVGSEVGRLWLPLVRRVKQPYFGCWALPGAGLRSDISLEDAAFAALESTTAMHPHYLEQLYTFGGPARSQGGLPMVSVVYWALVGQAEAAALHEENNVHWFAADALPDMAFDHETIVDYALWRLRNKIEYSSIASRLVGNEFTLTQLRHVYEAVLGKALDPANFRRRMLASHSLHQTGRQQAEGRHRPAALYRYSADTPIEESYEGALTSLISQKVLAASMTGQYQ, encoded by the coding sequence ATGTCGTGGGGAAATGTATCCGAGCGAAGGCGTGGCGCACCCGATCTGGGCGTGTCCGTGGTGATTCTTGCCCTGGACAAGCATGCCGGCATCGCCTCTGGCTCGGCTGAATCTGAGCAGAACGACGATGCATCTGTCGGCAGCGAAGTTGGCAGACTCTGGCTGCCGTTGGTCAGGCGTGTGAAGCAGCCGTACTTCGGATGCTGGGCACTGCCAGGTGCAGGTCTGCGCAGCGACATTTCCCTGGAAGATGCGGCTTTCGCAGCACTGGAATCCACAACGGCGATGCATCCTCACTATTTAGAGCAGCTCTACACCTTTGGAGGTCCCGCTCGTTCCCAGGGAGGATTACCCATGGTTTCCGTCGTGTATTGGGCCTTGGTCGGTCAGGCTGAGGCTGCAGCACTGCACGAGGAGAACAATGTTCATTGGTTCGCTGCAGACGCACTGCCTGACATGGCTTTCGACCATGAGACAATCGTTGATTACGCATTGTGGCGGCTCAGGAACAAGATCGAATACTCGTCCATCGCATCCCGTCTGGTGGGCAACGAATTTACGCTGACTCAATTACGGCACGTATATGAGGCAGTTCTTGGCAAGGCGTTGGATCCGGCTAATTTTCGAAGACGAATGCTGGCATCGCACTCCCTGCACCAGACTGGAAGGCAACAGGCAGAGGGCAGGCATCGACCTGCGGCACTCTACCGTTACTCGGCAGATACCCCGATTGAAGAAAGCTACGAAGGAGCACTTACGTCACTCATATCGCAGAAAGTACTGGCTGCGAGCATGACAGGACAATACCAATGA
- a CDS encoding nuclear transport factor 2 family protein, translated as MNTPTDTLNRYFSLSNTAGQNGQDFTELIKLFASEATITSGRGETAKGIDGIQDFFRTFFARNTELHHVWNTRRVDSTQYAVDWAVAGRSAAGKVFAITGTDTATLNADNRITSLLVEVH; from the coding sequence ATGAACACTCCCACAGATACCCTCAACCGATATTTTTCCCTGTCAAACACTGCAGGCCAGAACGGGCAGGACTTCACGGAACTGATCAAGCTCTTCGCATCGGAAGCGACCATCACATCCGGACGAGGCGAAACGGCGAAGGGAATCGACGGGATCCAGGACTTCTTCCGCACCTTCTTCGCCCGCAACACGGAACTCCATCACGTATGGAACACCCGACGCGTCGATTCGACGCAATATGCCGTCGACTGGGCCGTCGCAGGACGCAGCGCAGCAGGAAAGGTCTTCGCCATCACAGGAACGGACACGGCAACCCTCAACGCCGACAATAGAATCACATCGCTGCTAGTCGAGGTTCACTGA
- a CDS encoding L-aspartate oxidase yields the protein MIVVVGAGIAGLSAALAIAGDNETSELDSGQPGEDVLLIAKSYFTMSNTYCAQGGIAAAVAETDSPAMHMRDTLLAGDGLCDEDAVRILTTEGAKVVRALAQGVVHFDRDDSGQLQHGMEGAHSVPRILHAGGDATGYVMEVDLAAVAAANPRIHMLEYAFLEDLCVHHGTVQGITVRIDPDAATSPFLQESYEARGRDPIADKLREQSVAAPDHVIEIRADSVILATGGAGQVYEYTTNPEIATGDGVAAAWRAGARIQDAEFYQFHPTALASHRHFLVSEAVRGEGAVLLDAHGNRYMPAIDPRAELAPRDIVARANFRTMLNQDGMPVRLDVTVLAQKHPKLADFLKHRFPTLDEFTRKEGFDWSQEAIPVTPAAHYWMGGIHTDLWGRTTLKGLYAAGECARTGVHGANRLASNSLLEGLVFGKRAGTAAITDRTQASVSVHEDAGRDTRLPSLETQADDAHIPSHIPSHIPSRTEIQKLMWTKVGVIRTEADLVSAVKTLSAWLRAMNDAYDQQAASKGGAKRSAVDRSFLEDRNLVTVGYLIAQAALNRPESLGAHTRA from the coding sequence ATGATCGTGGTTGTAGGAGCTGGTATTGCAGGACTGTCAGCAGCGCTCGCCATTGCCGGAGACAATGAGACATCTGAGCTTGATTCCGGTCAGCCCGGCGAAGATGTTCTCCTTATCGCCAAGTCATATTTCACTATGTCCAACACTTACTGTGCTCAAGGAGGCATAGCCGCAGCCGTAGCCGAAACGGACAGTCCGGCCATGCATATGCGTGACACCCTCCTCGCCGGTGATGGTCTGTGCGACGAGGATGCTGTCAGGATTTTGACGACCGAAGGCGCGAAGGTGGTACGCGCTTTGGCTCAAGGTGTCGTGCATTTCGATAGAGATGATTCCGGTCAACTGCAGCATGGCATGGAGGGAGCCCATTCGGTTCCGCGCATCCTGCATGCTGGCGGTGATGCCACGGGCTATGTGATGGAAGTGGATTTGGCAGCAGTAGCCGCAGCCAATCCACGCATCCACATGCTCGAATACGCATTTCTGGAGGATCTGTGCGTTCATCACGGGACGGTGCAGGGCATCACCGTGCGCATCGACCCCGATGCCGCCACTTCTCCATTCCTGCAAGAAAGCTATGAAGCTCGCGGCAGAGATCCCATCGCGGACAAGCTGCGCGAGCAGTCAGTCGCAGCGCCTGACCATGTCATCGAGATCAGAGCGGATTCCGTCATCCTGGCAACCGGGGGAGCGGGACAGGTCTATGAATATACGACCAATCCTGAAATTGCAACTGGAGATGGCGTGGCAGCAGCATGGCGCGCTGGTGCCCGTATTCAGGATGCGGAATTCTATCAATTCCACCCAACGGCCCTGGCATCCCACCGACATTTTCTGGTGTCGGAAGCCGTTCGTGGAGAGGGTGCAGTCCTTCTTGACGCGCACGGCAACCGTTATATGCCCGCTATCGATCCCAGAGCAGAACTCGCACCACGAGACATCGTCGCACGGGCCAACTTCCGCACCATGCTGAATCAAGACGGGATGCCTGTCCGTCTGGATGTCACCGTGCTTGCGCAGAAGCACCCCAAGCTGGCTGATTTCTTGAAACACCGTTTCCCGACGCTCGATGAATTCACCAGAAAGGAAGGCTTTGACTGGTCTCAGGAAGCGATTCCGGTCACGCCTGCCGCTCACTACTGGATGGGAGGCATTCATACGGATCTGTGGGGAAGAACCACGCTCAAAGGACTGTATGCAGCCGGGGAATGTGCGAGAACCGGAGTCCACGGAGCGAATCGGCTGGCTTCGAACTCGCTGCTTGAGGGATTGGTTTTTGGCAAGCGTGCAGGCACTGCGGCCATTACTGATCGAACGCAAGCATCTGTGTCAGTCCATGAAGATGCTGGGCGCGATACTCGTCTGCCATCCCTGGAAACTCAGGCGGACGACGCTCATATACCTTCGCATATACCTTCGCATATACCCTCGCGCACCGAAATACAGAAGCTGATGTGGACGAAGGTCGGCGTTATCCGCACAGAAGCCGACTTAGTGTCTGCGGTCAAGACACTTTCGGCATGGCTTCGGGCGATGAACGATGCCTATGACCAGCAAGCCGCGTCGAAGGGCGGCGCGAAACGCAGTGCTGTAGACAGGAGTTTCTTGGAAGATCGAAATCTCGTCACCGTCGGCTACCTGATAGCGCAAGCCGCGTTGAACCGTCCCGAATCATTGGGCGCGCACACCAGAGCATAG
- a CDS encoding GNAT family N-acetyltransferase — protein MGDVSFHDMQGFHDPSWDQAFTILLQLRDNLTRDELQTVMDEGTPQGLRFTAMFDGQTCVAIAGWRLFANTHLKRVLYVDDLCVDASRRSQHYGHQFIDELRRRAIELGAHAIDLDSGVQRFAAHRFYMDNDFRISSHHFRNIL, from the coding sequence ATGGGCGACGTCTCGTTTCATGACATGCAAGGATTCCACGACCCATCTTGGGATCAGGCGTTCACGATATTGCTGCAGCTGCGCGACAACCTGACACGAGACGAACTGCAGACAGTCATGGACGAAGGAACGCCCCAGGGACTGAGATTCACTGCCATGTTCGACGGTCAGACCTGCGTCGCCATCGCCGGATGGCGACTATTCGCCAACACGCATCTCAAGCGAGTGCTCTACGTGGACGATCTATGCGTCGACGCTTCCCGTCGTTCTCAGCACTATGGTCACCAGTTCATCGACGAACTCAGGCGACGCGCAATCGAACTTGGCGCCCACGCCATCGATCTCGACTCAGGCGTGCAACGATTCGCGGCACACAGATTCTACATGGACAACGACTTCCGCATCAGCTCCCACCACTTCCGCAACATCCTCTGA
- the nadC gene encoding carboxylating nicotinate-nucleotide diphosphorylase, whose translation MLSQSVIHDLLRRAFEEDSPHGDITSEHVIPAHFTGEADLVAREDGVLSGIDIFAAAFSFIDTQVKVEQYAADGHHFQAGERLAKVSGSMRAILRSERIALNFVQHMSGIATATASFVHEVQGKLIAIKDTRKTLPGLRAVQRYAVVCGGGVNHRDGLSDAVMMKDNHLAALRAAGIPIARAIEEARSIRVDGKPVSVEVEVDDLGQIDEVIEGKPDVIMLDNFSPEDTVRAVEHIRRINQHQTEIEASGNMTLEKVRSIADSGIDTISIGSLTHSVIGVDLGLDWAQ comes from the coding sequence ATGCTATCTCAATCTGTAATACACGATCTCTTGCGCAGAGCTTTTGAAGAAGATTCCCCGCATGGAGACATCACCTCAGAGCACGTCATCCCTGCGCATTTCACAGGGGAAGCGGATCTGGTGGCTAGAGAAGATGGAGTGCTCAGCGGAATCGACATCTTCGCTGCTGCATTCTCCTTCATCGACACACAGGTGAAGGTCGAGCAATATGCTGCTGACGGCCATCATTTCCAAGCAGGAGAACGACTTGCGAAGGTGAGTGGCTCAATGCGTGCGATACTGCGCAGTGAGCGCATCGCATTGAACTTCGTGCAGCATATGAGTGGCATCGCTACCGCCACGGCATCGTTTGTGCATGAGGTCCAAGGCAAGTTAATCGCCATCAAGGATACGCGAAAGACACTTCCCGGATTGCGAGCCGTGCAACGCTACGCTGTCGTCTGTGGGGGAGGCGTCAACCATCGCGATGGGCTGTCCGATGCCGTGATGATGAAGGACAATCATCTGGCCGCCCTTCGCGCGGCTGGAATTCCGATAGCCCGCGCGATTGAAGAGGCTCGAAGCATACGCGTTGATGGCAAGCCCGTGAGTGTGGAGGTCGAGGTTGATGATCTCGGGCAGATTGATGAAGTGATTGAGGGCAAGCCGGATGTAATCATGCTGGATAACTTCTCTCCAGAAGACACCGTGCGCGCCGTAGAGCACATTCGCCGCATCAATCAGCATCAGACTGAGATTGAAGCAAGTGGAAACATGACACTGGAGAAGGTGCGTTCCATAGCCGATTCGGGTATCGACACCATCTCCATCGGATCGCTTACGCATAGCGTCATCGGAGTCGATCTTGGATTGGATTGGGCACAGTAA
- a CDS encoding Lrp/AsnC family transcriptional regulator gives MADAIVLISAESQKINEAAQSIVEIPGVRDVYSVAGDVDLVAVVSADAFDDLTDIIPGGIAKVDGVLSTQTLMAFKTYSRKEMKAAFDLGLD, from the coding sequence ATGGCAGACGCAATCGTATTAATCAGCGCAGAATCGCAGAAAATCAATGAAGCTGCACAGTCCATCGTGGAGATTCCAGGAGTCCGGGACGTGTATTCAGTTGCCGGAGACGTCGATCTCGTGGCTGTCGTTTCCGCCGATGCCTTTGACGATCTTACCGATATCATCCCCGGTGGCATTGCCAAGGTTGACGGGGTGCTGAGCACACAAACGCTGATGGCGTTCAAAACCTATTCCCGCAAGGAGATGAAGGCCGCGTTCGACCTTGGACTCGACTAA